The DNA segment TTATAACGAAGGTTCTGTATGCAATCGATTATTCGTTTTTTGTCCGGCGAAGTTCCTGGTGGTATTTTTTTTCTATTGACGATTTGCGGTATCATTCTTTTTATCGCTAATTATCTCCGTAAACATTCAGAAATCATTGATAAACGAAAACTGCGAAACGCGACGTTAGCGCTCATTGGCTTTTTGTGTTTTACGTATGCGATTGTTCGTCTGGCACGGCCTCCCAAACCCATTCAGATTCACGTTGCAATTTTTCCTTTTGAATTTCGGGATAATACCGGATCGCATCGTCTGCATGCGTACCAGGGATTAGGCTGGGGCATGGCCGAAATGGCCACGCGTATCGGTGAAATGCAATCACCTCCGCACCTGACATTCCTCAGACCTGAATGGATTACCGGTTCGTTCGGCGAAGATTCTACCGCAAAGTTTTCGCAATTGGATTCATCGAAATTGCTATCGTGGGCCAATTTACTAGGCATCGATTACGTTGCGGCGGGATCTTTTGAAATTAAAGATCAACATGCTATTCTTGACGTACACATTTATAATTCAGCTGAACATGGGCTGATCCGATCGTTCCAGTACGACCTCCCGCTCACATCCGAATGGACGCCTCGAGCCAAAGAATGTGCAACCGAATTGATTCAATTTTTCTATCAAGAAACTGACTACAAATTTAATCCAACGGCTATTGAAGCTGACCTCTACAATACGCCATCGCTCATGCCTTATTTCCAGGGACAACTTTTAATGTCCGTCTACCGTTACGAAGATGCGCTCAGTGCATTTCAGGAGGCGTTGAAAGCTGACAGTTCTTCTTTGCTGGCTTGGTACGGAACAGGTTTAGCGTACGGAGAATTGTCGACGCGTACTAATGACGATCAACTCAGGAAGAATTATCAGGCACGTATGGAATATCACCTTAAACGCGCAGGCCAATTGGATGAAAAATTCGAACCTGCTTACACGGCATTAGCCGATTTTTATATGTCTATAAAGCCTGAGCCGCGTTACCTGGATGCCGAATTTGCCCTCATCGCCGCTCACACTCTTTACGACCGCGATTACCTGATCTACGATCTGCTTAGTTATATGCAAAAGATTCGTTGGGAATCCTTTAATCTTAAAACCAAGGAAGAAATTCTTAAAAAGGCCATTGCCGCTAATCCGGCAAGTTTTTATTCCTATCTGGCGTTGGGAAAATATTACATCGATCTGAGCCGCCCCAACGATCACTTTTCTCAATTGGCGCTTAATAATTTTCTCATTGCACAAAAACTCAGGCCTAATGACATCGATGCTACACTCGGTTTAGTAACGGCTTACGATCATCTGAATTATTTTGATCCGGCCATTACTTTGTTAAACCGGGCATCACAAATTAATCCTGATAATGCTGAAGTGTACTACAGTCTTGGCATTCTGTATTTTCATGTTGCCGGAAAATACAAGGCAAAAAAACAAACACGCGAGGAATTGGCCCAATATCCGACCGCAGAAATGTATTTTAAAAAAGCCCTTCAGATAAAAAATTATCCCTACGTGTATCTGTATCTCGGTAAAATTTACGAAGTGCAAAATAAACGTGACGAAGCAATAGCTGCATTTCGTGCAGCAATGAAGCTACTCGATCGCGACGACCCATACCGGGAAGAAGCGCGTAAAAAATTACGGGAATATTTCCCGGATGCTGAATGAACGATTTCTATTCTTTGTTACGCACCCGTATATTTTATATGGGCATCCTTAATGTAACGCCCGATTCCTTTTCTGACGGTGGAAAATTCGACTCGTTGGGAAAAGCCTATGCCCAAGCCGTACGACTGAAAGCAGATGGCGCAGATATTATTGACGTCGGCGGCGAATCGACGCGTCCAGGTTCGGACTCTGTTCATGTTGACGTAGAATTGGAACGTACAATACCGGTGATTGAAAAAATTTCACATAATCTGGATGTTCTGATTTCCATTGATACTAATAAGTCAAAAGTTGCCGAAGCCGCGCTGAAAGCCGGTGCGCATATCGTCAACGATATCAGCGGGCTGACGTTTGACCCCGATATAGCGGCAGTAACCGCCCGTCATGATGCCGCTCTTGCTGTCATGCACATGAAAGGCTCTCCGAAAACCATGCAAGAAGATCCTCGGTATGACAATGTCGTCAAAGAAGTTAAAGATTTTCTCGTACAAGCAGCTCAAAAAGCTCTCAAAGCGGGCGTCAAAAAAATTATTGTCGATCCGGGTTTTGGATTTGGTAAAAGACTTCAGGATAACTATATTTTACTGAAAGAATTGGAATCGTTTAAAGAATTAGGATGGCCGTTGTTGATCGGAACCTCGCGTAAAGCATTTACCGGAAAATTATTCGGCGCACCTCCCGATGATCGGCTAGAAGGAACCATCGCTACGAATATTCTGGCGGCTTTGAAAGGCGCCGATATTTTACGAGTTCACGACGTCAAAGCCGTTCGGCGTGCCGTCGATCTCGCAATGACTATTGAAAATGCAGAATAATATGCAAACAGAACTTTTTAAAATATGGTTTGTGCCCGTCACGGTGCTGGATATTTTCGATATACTGGCCGTTACGGTGATTTTTTATAAAGCGTATTTGGTCATTCAAGGTACGACGGCGTCGCGCATGTTGATGGGCCTGATTCTGATTTTAGTTTTATCCGTTGCTGTCCAAGCTTTGAATATGAGCGGCATGATCTGGCTGGTCGATCAGATCCGAACCGTGTGGGTCATTGCTTTCGTCATTATTTTTCAACCTGAATTACGCCGGATGTTGTTTTCTTTCGGCCAGAGCGGTTTGCTTCGGAATATTATCAAACTTGGGATTCCGGATTATGTGAACGAAGTTGTCAAGGCTTGTGAATTTCTGGCGAAACGGCGGAACGGAGCGATTATTGTTTTGGAGAGAACCACGGGATTGCGTAATATTATCGAAACTGGATTGATGTTACAGGCTCAGGTTTCTCAACAATTGTTATTGTCTATTTTCAATCCGCGTTCTCCCTTGCATGATGGCGCCGTGGTCATCGAAAACGATCAGATCGAAGCCGCAAAATGTTTATTACCTCTCAGTCAGAATCCTTATATCGAATCTTCGCTAGGCACCAGACATCGCGCCGCAGTTGGTTTGTCGGAACAAACGGATGCTATTATATTGGTGGTGTCGGAAGAA comes from the bacterium genome and includes:
- a CDS encoding tetratricopeptide repeat protein produces the protein MQSIIRFLSGEVPGGIFFLLTICGIILFIANYLRKHSEIIDKRKLRNATLALIGFLCFTYAIVRLARPPKPIQIHVAIFPFEFRDNTGSHRLHAYQGLGWGMAEMATRIGEMQSPPHLTFLRPEWITGSFGEDSTAKFSQLDSSKLLSWANLLGIDYVAAGSFEIKDQHAILDVHIYNSAEHGLIRSFQYDLPLTSEWTPRAKECATELIQFFYQETDYKFNPTAIEADLYNTPSLMPYFQGQLLMSVYRYEDALSAFQEALKADSSSLLAWYGTGLAYGELSTRTNDDQLRKNYQARMEYHLKRAGQLDEKFEPAYTALADFYMSIKPEPRYLDAEFALIAAHTLYDRDYLIYDLLSYMQKIRWESFNLKTKEEILKKAIAANPASFYSYLALGKYYIDLSRPNDHFSQLALNNFLIAQKLRPNDIDATLGLVTAYDHLNYFDPAITLLNRASQINPDNAEVYYSLGILYFHVAGKYKAKKQTREELAQYPTAEMYFKKALQIKNYPYVYLYLGKIYEVQNKRDEAIAAFRAAMKLLDRDDPYREEARKKLREYFPDAE
- the folP gene encoding dihydropteroate synthase; its protein translation is MGILNVTPDSFSDGGKFDSLGKAYAQAVRLKADGADIIDVGGESTRPGSDSVHVDVELERTIPVIEKISHNLDVLISIDTNKSKVAEAALKAGAHIVNDISGLTFDPDIAAVTARHDAALAVMHMKGSPKTMQEDPRYDNVVKEVKDFLVQAAQKALKAGVKKIIVDPGFGFGKRLQDNYILLKELESFKELGWPLLIGTSRKAFTGKLFGAPPDDRLEGTIATNILAALKGADILRVHDVKAVRRAVDLAMTIENAE
- the cdaA gene encoding diadenylate cyclase CdaA encodes the protein MQTELFKIWFVPVTVLDIFDILAVTVIFYKAYLVIQGTTASRMLMGLILILVLSVAVQALNMSGMIWLVDQIRTVWVIAFVIIFQPELRRMLFSFGQSGLLRNIIKLGIPDYVNEVVKACEFLAKRRNGAIIVLERTTGLRNIIETGLMLQAQVSQQLLLSIFNPRSPLHDGAVVIENDQIEAAKCLLPLSQNPYIESSLGTRHRAAVGLSEQTDAIILVVSEETGKISAAYKGILHRNLTPTELRNFIEEVISSGKTKGLWRKIKRQKSRILEPSEN